One genomic window of Medicago truncatula cultivar Jemalong A17 chromosome 1, MtrunA17r5.0-ANR, whole genome shotgun sequence includes the following:
- the LOC25484742 gene encoding transcription factor MYB87: MPSSSDTNKRLKKGTLWSKEEDEILKAYVEKHGTGNWKEVSKNTGLAHCGNSCRFRWYNTLRPDLRKGPFSKEEEEKFFELFSKFGEFKWSKMALEMPGRTDNDIKNFWNARKRKHQRHCLSPFPDNNMELVDGLNSSNGKRIRNSQENKFKIPEVIKFGNQILHTNLFDDSNMFFNNVGSTSTCNHTTSTLIDRDGVGTSTISIPNMGYPQNPQPMETQYQLSQSISPYKSGSLESMLYTQENWESLDTIRMHFETNLVDEKGKKQISSESDVEVNHDDIMNPELWDDMFSTLVNDDDNNLHDKLPYDVSDALDTCMAMQSDLPPLPLPMETQHQMSEINNWKKAIALEEGVDENQIIFFEDYLYGYLV; the protein is encoded by the exons ATGCCTTCATCGTCCGATACTAATaaaaggttgaagaaaggaacaTTATGGTCAAAAGAAGAGGATGAAATATTAAAAGCATATGTTGAAAAACATGGAACCGGAAATTGGAAAGAGGTATCAAAGAACACGGGACTTGCACACTGTGGAAACAGTTGCCGTTTTAGATGGTATAATACTCTACGACCTGATTTAAGAAAGGGTCCATTtagcaaagaagaagaagaaaaattcttTGAGTTATTTTCTAAGTTTGGTGAGTTCAAATGGTCTAAGATGGCTCTCGAG ATGCCTGGAAGAACCGATAATGACATCAAGAACTTTTGGAAcgcaagaaaaagaaaacatcaaagaCATTGCTTGTCACCCTTCCCTGACAACAACATGGAACTGGTTGATGGTTTGAATAGTAGTAATGGAAAAAGAATAAGGAATTcacaagaaaacaaatttaagaTACCAGAAGTAATTAAATTTGGTAATCAAATTCTGCATACAAACTTATTTGATGATTCAAATATGTTCTTCAATAATGTGGGAAGTACTTCTACATGCAATCATACTACTTCTACATTGATTGATAG GGATGGCGTTGGAACTTCTACTATATCCATTCCAAATATGGGCTATCCTCAGAATCCACAACCTATGGAGACTCAATATCAGTTGTCACAATCAATTTCTCCATATAAAAGTGGTTCATTGGAGTCTATGTTATATACACAAGAGAATTGGGAAAGCTTGGATACTATTCGCATGCACTTTGAGACAAATTTGGTTGATGAGAAAGGGAAGAAGCAAATTTCTTCGGAGAGCGATGTTGAAGTAAACCATGACGACATAATGAATCCGGAACTTTGGGATGACATGTTCAGCACATTAGTGAATGACGATGACAATAACTTGCATGACAAGCTTCCATACGATGTTAGTGATGCCTTAGACACTTGCATGGCAATGCAGTCAGATCTGCCTCCACTCCCACTACCTATGGAGACTCAACATCAGATGTCAGAGATAAATAACTGGAAGAAGGCAATTGCTTTGGAGGAAGGTGTTGATGAAAACCAGATCATTTTCTTTGAGGATTACTTATACGGTTATTTGGTTTGA